A region of the Bombyx mori chromosome 22, ASM3026992v2 genome:
gtgggctgtgtctatgggttaatttactcgttgagctcttcgtcgcaagcgacggtttcgtcGAGGGCGGTGGCCGGACAAGTTTCCAATAAAACATTCAATATACTGTAAACCGATCCGGAATAGATCAgtgttattgtaatttttaatttagcaCATAAGAtcacaaattaaatttacagtGGCGATGGATAGCTACGTAGGGAATATTTGACGTGAAAAATCCCTTAAAATTACACCAGTAATTCGATAGGGCCGCGACAGGCATTCGTATTCGCGCAAATACATAGCAATTTATCTGACCACTTGGCCACACTTGTACAAACGATGCGAATATTTGACAAATCTGCATAAGTTACCACCACCATCCTTATCGTCTAAAAATTCTTCGTTATAGCCCCTAGTagcatcttagcaataaatgaACCACAAGCTTATCTGCTTAtagtatgtaaaataaaaatccatCGAAGGATGATTTTGTGTTTGCCGAAACATCGATCGCCAGCATACCAAGCGACTGTCTCTTCGGTAGAAGAAAGTTTGAAAATCCGTCCGGACGGTGCTATACGCATACTTGGAATACCTAGTAAGCAAGACGAATTTGAAGAAAGTGAATACTAAGTAATCTGCTAAGCATGGGTAGAGTTTTTGACTGATACTCTACCAGCTCTTTTGGTGAGATTGCAGAACTCACAAAAGTCATCTGCGACGAGACGTCGCTGACGAGCATTTTACGCTCGGCGGCAATGACCATAGATAATGCAAAGAGCGGGTTCCAAAACCACAATAGCACCCCTTCCCAGCGAAGTAGTCCTTTAAGTATAGGTAGTATCGATGGAaagcggtaaccacttaccaccaggtaaGATTTACTGTAGGAAATCTGTCTTTGAGATCATTAAATGGGAATAAATGGTGTAATTTAACATTTCAGTTTTGGGTAACAAATCTGCTCAATTTGGAGGGCTACTATCACTTATAAATAAGTAGTAAcacaagaatttttaaattgataaaaatcaaaGTCGTTTGTATCAAATGTATAATTTTTGGGTATTACATatcatttaaatacataatatatattgtttATCATAGTCGGAATTAGAATAGTGTActtgatttaataaaactaagGATTGGACTTGAGGATCAAATGTTTAAGTATTTATATGCGTTCGTTCTAGATATGTAAGATTTCTAtgtttactttatattatagtaatattaatttactttcGTAATCACAGCATCGACGGCCGCGCTGTCGCCACTAGAAAGTCGCAGCGAGACAATCCCGCAGATGTACAATATTAGGCCGCAGGCCAAATACTAAAATAGCAGCTACTTCGCTCTTCTACAATACAAAAACTCGATGCACCATGGCCTTTCTATGAaagtaataaacataatattacatATCACTCACCAAATCCTTATGCAATTCTTTCGATATCATAGGTGTTAATTTTGTGATTCcgacaaatacaaaaaatattcccAAAAGCACGGATAAACTTTTCAAAACAATAGaacccatttttttttcaataagaaaTATAAATCGCAGAAATATGTAGTTAATTCCACAATTCAATACACgcacataataattttaattcgaaACGTTTTTAATTACTGAACATGGTTGTAATCTAAGTCGCTACACTTTGACGAATAACTCTAAGCGGCAAAAACatctaacatttttaattatattgaaaaaagCGAACTAATTCTGCAGCTAATCGGAAGCAAGCACATTTCGCGCCGGCGCGAAAAAATCCATAATGTCCCACAAATCCACATCAGTCAAGGAATACAAATGCTACCAGCACACACAAATTTTAAACTACAGTGCACAGAAAACATACTATTTACTATCCACGTAAATTATTGGGGGTCTTTTGACGGTGTACAAGCAACCAATATTAGAGGCAGGTACATAAGATTTGGTGAGCTCTTTTTTAAGAAGTATTAATGCCTCTGTAGGTTCGTCTGGATCTATAAAGAACCTATATCTAGGAATAAATATACGTCTCCATTTAGCCTGGCTAAATAGTTTGTAAAGTTCATTTGTTAAGAATACAGAGCTAATTAAAAAACGGGTAAGTGAGTTTTTacattatagtatatttttttaataaacataaagTAGAATCATTGAATAAATTCTGAGTGACGCTGAACGCAGAACTAAATCAGATAcataagttttgaagtcgtcatggcctacaAGTTAAAACGCCTTATTAATAAAGATTAATGAACTATTAATTTTCATACGACAAAATAAACGAAAAGTTGGTAACAACGACATCGGAAGAGGACGATTgccatagtaaaaaaaaataatatttcttttgtgCGTGATCTTAAACTAGACCTTAATCACTGTTACCACAggatttagattaattttatttcaaaatttcttttcattttgttaatgacatttatcaaaataatagtAACATTCGGAGCCAAAGACCTCAATTGAAAATCAAGTAACATACAGAAAAACTGTCCTCAACTAGTATTTCCCCATTAAACCTATTTATAGGCAAACACAAcaataatttgttgattactggAATTAAGCATTCAGTATATATAATTACGCAGATTAAGCGTCTCAATACATCAATTTAATAGACCattcatataataaaattaaaattttactatatttGCAAGTTGAACATTTTCATTGATTAAATATTGTGCATAACTTTCCATGAAAGTTACTGAACCACACAAGAGGTATTGATCACTTATTCTAAATGGTCTATGATGggataattcattaaaattaaattttgtacatATTATAGGTTCTTCATATTTAGATGGAAATTCATCACTACTTTCACTAAGATAAATTTTGTAAGAAAAGTTCCAATATTGTTTATATGAGTACAATTCTTCTCTTAAAATTATGGTCTCAATATTTTTAGTGCAATAAATTAGTATAATTTTTGTCATGTCATCTTCATTTTCAAGAATCTGCTGGATAATTGAAATGAAAGGGGCTAAGCCGGTTCCTTGGGCTATCATTATGATTCTATCAAATCTATTTGGAACAAGTTCATATTTTCCATATGGACCTCGCCATGAGGTTATATCACCTTTCTGTAAATTGTATAGATATAAAGACACTGAACCTATATTGCCTTTCTTTACAACAATGAAAAAGTCCCACAAatctgtttcatttttttttaacttaattgGAGTGTATGCTCTAGTACATGTTTTATTTTCGACAACATATTTCAGAAGGAAGTGATCACCTGGGTTCCACCATAATCGACTCATACCATTATCATTGCATACAAGTCTCTTTAGAATTATTATTGCATGTGTATCATTCATATATTTATTGTCTACCACAACAAAATTTGTGTACTTAATTTGTGATATTCCATTTTCTAAGGTATTGTTTGTTACTTGCCCATACTTCAaactattttcatattttttaagttgctctttataaatatcaaatataCATGGGTTGCAACCACTACCACAGCAATCTTCAATATTAGGTTCCACAGGTTTGTCCATTTTCATGTAGGTACAAGTTTATTAAACGTCAGAAagggtacatacatatataataagcACTGTATATGCGTGGTACTATGAATGCAAATCTTGAATAACAATCGGTAATCACCAATACAGGATATTTATCACTCGATCCTAGAATCGGgctatattttaattgataccTACGTTCTTTACTctttaattatgtaatatttacgATTTATAAGTGAACTGTCATTACTGATTGTAGCTTGCAAAGCAATTAGGTACCTAGGTACCTACTACCTATCCGagcttatatattatgtataaatgaATGTACAAAGTACTTTTTACTTTTAGCGTGAAAGCAATCAGTGAAGGGTTAATTGCACATATTTTGGTAATTTACTATTGCGAGTTCTTCAGGAGTAAAGGGTACCTTATTAATCGTTCATGTGTGAACGTGGACAAGTGTGGGAAATGAAACGAAATCGCTGAATATGGCTTATCGGGTTCATCCACATAATTCATTGAATTCTTTGTAAATTTGTAGGTATCACTTTATTGAGAAGTTACTTAATCTTTTCAGTTGTatctaaactcatttaatcccaatttattacttagatttaATTGCTAATAACCAAGATTCAGATTTCATAATTCCTATATAATTATTAGGAAATAGGAATTAGGAAATCTGAATCTGATATCTTTTTTTAAGGgcttttatgacctggtaactaagacctttggtcaagattttaattttaatgttaagtaactttttttatatgaaaatgatattatgatattaaaattaaatgaagttgattattatgaaacatggcatgaagtgaagtgaaatgaaaacgaaatgaaatgagatgagatgatatgggatgaagtataatctcagtaaaatggtggtcatttgctgagactttttcagtggactttttggaagaccccgagaagttacgtccagcggctttgtttcatttttccacatttgtgcacttttacagatactaaacagttaataaaccaccgttattacaaatttaaacctgcAGAAACATTAATTAGACAAAGtataacaaatcacacaacttctctcctcgcgttcccgccaaaaaacgGAACTGATATTATGTttataagggattttatgacctggtaactgagacctttaagtcatgtcttattttaatgtatattcatatttttatgaaaaatgatattatgaagtgaaataaaatgaaaattattaatttgagacattaatcaactgggatgaaattaaatgaaatgagatgggatgaaatataatctcagtaaaatggtggtcatttactgggACTgcttcagtggactttttggaggacatttaattttgtgcactttcatagatactaaacagctaataaaccaccgttattacacatttaaaattaaagaaacactaagtaggcaaaataaaacaaatcacacaacttcactcttcgcattcccgccaaaaggtAATTTCAAAGAAACCGTAAAAAGTTATTCTGAAGTTATCATTGTCGTCATGGCTTGCTGGATAGGACGCCCGATAGTAGGGGAGCCCACGATGCTAAACGGGGATTTAGTCGAGCGTCATAGAGACCTATTTGGATGCAAAGCTTAgatgataaaaagaaaaaagtgttaTATAATGTATACGTTTTCATTGGCGGGGGGAGCGACTATAGATTTTcaaaactgtaaaaaaatacGGGTGCATGGACAATAATCGAGTGCGTCAGATTTTAATAGCATCAATGTActacgtatttttaataatgtatgtatgttaatcTGATCGTTTGCATGGTGGGGGTGGTCGTAAGTAAGggctaaaaatgaaaaaaaaaaatttatcgagCGCGTCAGATTTTCTAAGGGGGTGTTAAGTGAACCTAAAAAAAACCTCTCATTCAATAATCTGACGATTTCGATGTGACGCAAACTCGTGGCCATTATTATAATGTGCAAAAATAATCGCCATTTTAAAATACTCGAGCGCGTCAGATTAAGATATTATATATCTTAGAGATGTGAGAGGGGAATAGAAACGTGGAGAGGGGAATATAGGCATCACGCAGCTGCACGCATTAAACTTTACCGACGAATTTTTGTTACTTCGGCTTGCGGAAATGGTCAAATTATCTATTTTTCGTTATCCTTATTtcctacaaaataaaaaaaaattagccacGCTCGAGAATGTCGAGATGACGTCATTTTTACAACTTTTCGGCCCTCCCCTTTCTTTACGACACTCTCAAATTGTCAGATTAGTGGAATATACACTTTTTAGCATGTAATTAACTCACCCTACCTTAATCTGACGCGCTCGAGATTTTCTgatgatcgatttttttttactaatctgATCCTTTATCCTTGACGCGTGACCATAATATATATGGGGCTCATATTTGGTGGAGGTACTCAAACGGGTACAAGGTACCCCCCTGTATATTCATCTGCCGCGCTTTAGTAAATCCCGAAATCCCCGCTTGGGCTCCCCTACTACGATgcgttcgtatctagcgatgtgaCTGTGctggtattcgaatcccgcaggtaggTATCgatttttcacgattgacttccactgcgAAGGTTATAAGTATTACATTCACATCATACCACTGGCTACGACAACACTGTTTTGGTCAGTATTTGAGTTATAATTTGCTTATTACAGTTAGAAATT
Encoded here:
- the LOC101740590 gene encoding NADH-cytochrome b5 reductase-like is translated as MKMDKPVEPNIEDCCGSGCNPCIFDIYKEQLKKYENSLKYGQVTNNTLENGISQIKYTNFVVVDNKYMNDTHAIIILKRLVCNDNGMSRLWWNPGDHFLLKYVVENKTCTRAYTPIKLKKNETDLWDFFIVVKKGNIGSVSLYLYNLQKGDITSWRGPYGKYELVPNRFDRIIMIAQGTGLAPFISIIQQILENEDDMTKIILIYCTKNIETIILREELYSYKQYWNFSYKIYLSESSDEFPSKYEEPIICTKFNFNELSHHRPFRISDQYLLCGSVTFMESYAQYLINENVQLANIVKF